The nucleotide window GATGCAACGCTGATCACATCAGACCATAACGCCATAACATACACACTGGTTCTAGGCGGGGGGCTGCAACCGGCACCCATTCCAACGACCAGGGTGTACAACACCAAGAAGGCGGACTGGTCAGCGTTCAGAGAGACATTCCTTTCTTCACTCACAGAGACGAACGTTACGTCAGAGAGGATAGATGCCATTGAGTCCGGAGAGGAAATGGAGATCCTGATCGAAGCCTACACAACATCCATTCGGACAGCATGCGAAATCGCTATACCGAAGTTAGGCAGAAGGCGCAAGGGCACCGTCCTTCCCTGGTGGTCCGAAGAGATTGATCTCCTCAGAAAGAACGTCTTGACCAAAAAGAGGAGAATCAAAAACGCTGCACCCCACCGGAGGGAATCAGTACTGCAAGAATACCTTGAGGCCAAGGACAACTACATACAAAAATCCTTGGAGGCACAAACTCAGAGTTGGAAGGAGTTCTGTACCAGGCAGGACAGAGAGAGTGTGTGGGATGGAATTTACCGTGTACTCAGAAAAACAGCAGGTAGAAGAGAAGACCTTCTGCTAAGAGGTAACGACGGCAGGACACTAAGCCCCAAAGAGTCAGCCGACCTCTTAGCCAATACATTCTACCCTGAAGACACGATGGAAAACGACACCCTGCACCACACTCAACTGCGCCGTCTGGTAGAGAACCTACCTGAAGAGCAAATGGGAGAAGATGACCCACCGTTCACTGGAGCCGAAGTGGAAGCTGTTTTAGCAGAGCAGAATCCAAAGAAAGCTCCGGGACCGGACGGATTCACATCGGACATCTGTGCCACGGCTATCCGCTGCGCGCGGGAAGTATTCCTAAAGATAGCCAACAAATGCTTGGCTATCTCTTACTTCCCGAAACAGTGGAAAGTAGCCCATGTAGTCATTCTGAACAAACCTGGCAAAGACGATTACACCAGCCCAAAGTCCTACCGCCCTATAGGCCTACTCTCAGTGCTAGGGAAAACGGTAGAGAAACTTTTTGTGAGAAGACTACAGTGGCACCTACTCCCAACTCTCAACTCGAGGCAGTACGGTTTCCTGCCACAGCGCGGTACAGAGGACGCCCTCTATGACCTAATGAAACACATCGAGGAGGAGAGGGACAGAGGTAACTCTGTCATCCTAATATCATTGGACATAGAGGGGGCCTTCGATAACGCGTGGTGGCCAGCTCTAAAGCAGCAGCTCAGGCTCAGACGCTGTCCTAAGAACCTATGCCTGATGGTTAATTCTTACCTCCAACACCGAAAAATAATAGTCAATTACGCAGGAGAGAAGTGCGAAAGGGATACCACGAAGGGATGTGTACAAGGCTCCATAGGGGGCCCCACATTCTGGAACATCATTCTGGATCCCCTTCTGCAGAGACTATCGGTAGAGGAGGTATACTGTCAGGCATTCGCGGACGACTGCGTTCTGGTGTTCTCCGGAAAGTCCATAGAAGAGATGGAAGATCGCATCAACAGAGTGCTGGAGGTAACAGTAAACTGGGGGGAagacaataaacttaaattcgcAGCAGCCAAAACACACGCCATGCTgctaactaaaaaattaaaatataccccCCCGCACCTCACCATGTCTGGTACCCCATTGGCCCTCGTTGATGAGATCAAACTTCTCGGATTAACCATCGACAGGAGactaaatttcaataaacacgTACGCAACATCTGTACTAAGGCAGCCAGCATCTATAAACAGCTGGCTTGCGCAGCAAAAGTCTCCTGGGGACTGAACGGAGAAATCACCAGAACAATCTACATCGCAGCCGTAGAACCTATCATCACCTACGGAGCGTCCGCGTGGGCAAAAGCGTCTGAGCTGCAAACCAACAGGAGGGCATTAGACTCACTCCAGAGGGGCTTCGCACAAAGGATCAGTAAAGCATACAGAACAACATCACTGAATGCGGCGCTGGTCCTAGCCGGTATCCTACCATTAGATCTGAGGATAAGGGAGGTGTCGTCTCTCTACGAGGCGAAGAGGGGTTTCTCCACCGTCTACCTACCACCAAATCGCAGACTCGAGGAGATAGTTAAAGCTGGGGAACTACCACACCCAGCAACTCGCCTCCAACTAGAGTATAGTCTCCTCGAGGACACGTCGGAAGCTAATCAGGCAGCCCTTAACATCTCGGGCCCACAAATATACACCGACGGTAGTAAAATGGAAGGCAAGGTAGGAGCCGCGCTCACGTGGTGGGAAGACGGCAAGGAGAAACTCAATGAGGTCTTCAGCCTTGACCCCTCGTGCACAGTTTTCCAGTCAGAGCTATATGCACTCCATAGAGCGGTGACCAGAGCAATGCACAATACTAATACGAATGTCAACATCCTCAGCGATTCAAGATCATCGCTAGAACTGTTGTGCAGCGCTAGGCTCAGTCACCCGCTCATTAAATCCATCAAAGAGTGCATAGCGGAAATGCTGTCGAGAGGGAGGGGAGTGCGCCTCTTCTGGCTTAGAGCCCATATAGGGACGTGCGGGAACGAAAGGGCAGACGAACTGGCAAAGGAAGGTGCTTCAAAAACCACCACAACTCCAGACTACGCGGAGGTACCGTTGTCATACGTGAGGAACAAGATCCGAGAGGAATCTATCGCCAGATGGCAAGATAGATACGACACAGCCTCTCAGGGTGCGGTTACAAGAACGTTTCTTCCTGACGTCAGGAAGGCCTACAGCCTAGTACGGGGAACGAAACTTAACCAGCACCACATACAAATCCTCACGGGACACGGAGGTTTCGGAGAGTACTTGCACCGGTTTAGGCTGAACGACAGCCCCCGATGCGAGTGCGATCCGAACATCAGTGAAACAGTGTGGCACCTTTTGCTAGAATGCCCCAGATTCCAAACCCTTAGACACGACCTGGAGAGTGTCTGTGCCCTAAAACTCAGACTTGAAAACTTATCCAACATCCTCGAAAACAAGAACACCAAAGGATACTTCCTAAGCTACATTGAAAAGATAGCAGAAATAGCCACAAGGAGGAACAAAAAACCAACAACTATTCCACACCGCAACACCGAACCAATCCAGTTACCAACACAAACCGTCACCAACTACAATTTACAAATCACCAAAACAAAACCTTATCTATACAACATATTACAAGACGCAGTACCTGGCAATGCTGGGATTCGCATTCGAGGGGTCGCCCTTTTTATGGACGACAACTCAGAAAGAGTGGGGATGGCTTTCTGCAATGTCAGGGCAAAGACGAATGTCTATGTCTCCCCGGGGCTCGGCCTCCTGCTCAACGGCAGCACCAATAAAACATCGATGCGTCGGAAGATCTACGACGCACTACCCACTGTGGCAGTGGAGGGTCAGCTGTGTAGAATAGTGCGGAGGAAAAACAAAACCATCGCGCTGTTCGCCACGGACGATTACACCACGGCATTTCAGAAGGCCAACAGGGTGCTAACGGCGCTGGGGGGGCGGGACCTGACGGGCGATACTGCTCCACGAGTGGTCAGCGTGGATGCTATGGTAGTAGGTTACCACAAGGGCGAAACCCTAGACCAACTGGGAACACTGCAAGCCTCAAAACATCACGAGCTAGTGGTATACGAAAACCGAGGACAGAACCTCGGATTTCTCAAAAGACGCGACCAGGCATCCACCCCTGACCCCGCAACCCACAACCCATCTCCGATCCATACTCAAATAGCCAGCGGGTCGGAGAGACTGCAGAAGCGGCTCAGGGAAGCGGATCCCCTGGCAGAGCTGAGAGCCACAACACAATCAAAGAATAAGTTTAAAACCACCATAATCTCAACTATCAAAAGCACCATCAACAAATTCAGAAGACCTGAAGGAAAAATCGAGAACGATGAACAACAACGTGCCATTGAGAGGTTCACGACACCCACAACATCAGGGCAAAAGGTACAACATACCGTCGCGCGAACCAAAGCGGCGATGGGCAAGGTACTACCCCCCCGACTGGAACCTGTGAAAAATCAGCAGGACTACTTGGCGAACGCCCTAAGAGAATACCTGGCGATCACGGCAGCCACGCGAAAAGTCAATGAAGATCTGTGCAGTACTATACTGCGGACCTACCAGCGTGGCAACCTGAAACTCCTAGAGATCCAGCTGAAAGAGGCGGAAGCTGCGATCTACGATCTCGAAGCTCAAGTGGTAATACACGGTAGAGCAACGGGACAGTATATGGCGGCATATGGCGCATCCACAGGATTCATTGAACTCGAAAGGAGTCAGTCAGGAGAGGATCTACACATCCGGGCATCCATCCCTACCAGCGACACCAAAGTTGTGGTCGCCGGGTGCACGAGGATTATGCTGGAAGACAGAATCCTCGGAATGGCGAGTGCCATCTTTGGCGAACTATCGGAAGGCGGGCCCCTGAACCTGGCGACTCCATCCATCACATGGATCAATGGAGTGCCCGGGTGCGGTAAAACCTCGTGGATAGTCAATCATGCAAACATCAATACAGACCTCATCGTGACCTCCACTAGGGAAGCAGTCAAGGACATAAAGGAAAAAATAGCCCTGCGCCTTGGCAAAGATAAatcaataatcaaaacaaaagttCGAACCATGGCCTCACTATTAGTAAACGGCGTCACAGAGCGAGGAAACTGCAAACGCCTGATAGTGGACGAAGCTCTCATGAACCATCTGGGAGCAATAGTGATGGCCGTGGAAATCGCAGGCGCTGAAGAATTAACCCTGGTCGGAGACATCAACCAGCTTCCCTTCATAGACAGGCAAAATCTGTTCTCGATTGAATATAACAACCCAAAAGCCATAGCAGCCATCAGCAAAGAGCAGTTGTGTACGTACAGGAACCCTCAGGATGTCGCATATGCACTGAGTGAGGTATACGAGGGCATATACTCCGCCAACCTCCTAGTGCGCTCCCTAACCCACAAACCATACAGTGGAATAGTCATCCCGAACGCAGAGAACACCCTGTACTTGACCCACACCCAGGCCGAAAAGGAACTCCTGATCGGCCAAGGGTACGGGACAGAATCGGGATCACGAACCCTGACTATCCACGAGGCACAGGGGCTCACATGCGAAACGGTGTTCATTGTACGtacaacaacaaacaaatcCATGCTCACCAAAAGCGTCCCCCACGCAGTGGTCGCTCTCTCTCGACACACTAAGACCTGTGTATACTTCACGGATAGAGCACAAGAGGACGTCATAGTACGACTCATACAACGCACAGAGAGAGAGTCAGACGACGCCATTCTGGACTACAACTTAAGAATGGCGATCTGGAACGGCGACGACAATACCAGAGATTTACTTACTAAGACATTAAAAGAGAGGGAGGAGCACCGGACATGACACAActgtaactattattatatttatacacacatattacacacatacacatacaaacagacacgcaattacatataggtatataaacatatagGTATTATTTATGCTATAAACAGGAGTAGGCTTCCAGCCCCATTTAAAATACGTAACAAAAGCAATAGTCATAggacatatatataatgaaatgttatagcacgtaagagaaaaaaaaaaaaaaaaaaaaaaaaaaaaaaaaaaaaaaaaaacaataaaaaaaaaaaaaaccaataaaaaaaaaaaaaaaacaataaaataaaaatacatatacatataagcaACCACGtacataatagaatataatggaataataggataataatagaaaatagataatagaataaaataaaaatagaataataaatagaaacaatGTACAACCTAGTTTTAAGATTAGAGCTGTAATCAACTGTACATAGTTAGTTCATTGCCTGGAAGCCTCACCCACCTGCATTTACATGCACATTTTATGTATTgagattaagatatatattcaaaaacgtATAAAGGACTGTACCGTTCCGTATCAGTAAAGTGTTTTTTTCGCGGAACTAAGGTGTAAATTAGTAATAAGTATACTgtcaacaaaatgtattaaacaacCAAAGGTACGGGCCACGCGCCTGtagatgaaaaatttatttaaaaaaaaaaaaaaaaaaaaacctaacctaacctaacctaacctaacctaacctaacctaacctaacctaacctaacctaacctaacctaacctaacctaacctaacctaacctaacctaacctaacctaacctaacctaacctaacctaacctaacctaacctaacctaacctaacctaacctaacctaacctaacctaacctaacctaacctaacctaacctaacctaacctaacctaacctaacctaacctaacctaacctaacctaacctaacctaacctaacctaacctaacctaacctaacctaacctacctacctacctacctacctacctacctacctacctacctacctacctacctacctacctacctacctacctacctacctacctacctacctacctacctacctacctacctacctacctacctacctacctacctacctacctacctacctacctacctacctacctacctacctacctacctacctacctacctacctacctacctacctacctacctacctacctacctacctacctacctacctacctacctacctacctacctacctacctacctacctacctacctacctacctacctacctacctacctacctacctacctacctacctacctacctacctacctacctacctacctacctacctacctacctacctacctacctacctacctacctacctacctacctacctacctacctacctacctacctacctacctacctacctacctacctacctacctacctacctacctacctacctacctacctacctacctacctacctacctacctacctacctacctacctacctacctacctacctacctacctacctacctacctacctacctacctacctacctacctacctacctacctacctacctacctacctacctacctacctacctacctacctacctacctacctacctacctacctacctacctacctacctacctacctacctacctacctacctacctacctacctacctacctacctacctacctacctacctacctacctacctacctacctacctacctacctacctacctacctacctacctacctacctacctacctacctacctacctacctacctacctacctacctacctacctacctacctacctacctacctacctacctacctacctacctacctacctacctacctacctacctacctacctacctacctacctacctacctacctacctacctacctacctacctacctacctacctacctacctacctacctacctacctacctacctacctacctacctacctacctacctacctacctacctacctacctacctacctacctacctacctacctacctacctacctacctacctacctacctacctacctacctacctacctacctacctacctacctacctacctacctacctacctacctacctacctacctacctacctacctacctacctacctacctacctacctacctacctacctacctacctacctacctacctacctacctacctacctacctacctacctacctacctacctacctacctacctacctacctacctacctacctacctacctacctacctacctacctacctacctacctacctacctacctacctacctacctacctacctacctacctacctacctacctacctacctacctacctacctacctacctacctacctacctacctacctacctacctacctacctacctacctacctacctacctacctacctacctacctacctacctacctacctacctacctacctacctacctacctacctacctacctacctacctacctacctacctacctacctacctacctacctacctacctacctacctacctacctacctacctacctacctacctacctacctacctacctacctacctaccgtATAGTACTCAAGTTCTCCGATTTTGTTGAAATGATATTACGATTATttcttaattgaattatattcttttagatcatttattgtcaaattattttcagtgtaaTTAAGTAGCGTGTTAGCAtgctatttaatatacattttaagtttGGACTAACCTCGCATCATTGCATTatcctttgtaaatatattaatatttattattcatttcttctttacatgttaacacaaatacttatatttttttaggttattCGAAAACGATAAATTTCACcgcaaaatttaatttcgttgCTTTTTATTATGGTGAAGGGTTACCATAACCCTTGTAGCTAGTCACCAACCATAATATTGCCTTCTATGTAAGatagttaatttttagtttaaaccCGACAGCTAGCACGGCAACGGGGAgggactttcgggaggcggATCGCTCGGCAGAAGTCGGAATGGCTCCCACTGTGGACAGGATAGGAATGACCGTGGAAGTTCAGCGGAGGTCTGGCGGATTAGGGAGCTCTACCCAGAAAACACTGATTGTCCGATGAGAGGAGGAGCTGGGGTTACCGCCGGCGGGCCTGGCTATAGTTCGAAATAACTTACTAACTGTTGAACAAATTCAAATGATACGTGAAAAGGCGGgtgaatatttaagaaataatccTAGATAAATCAGAAATAACGTAAGCGGTAGCTAAAGAATGCACTGGGAAAATCATAGGAATGAGTTTATTATGAGAAACTATTACGGAGTTACTAAAgttgtaacaaataaaactgtTCAAACGACTATTGCATCAATGCTTTTGTCTAAAATGAGTTGTTTAAGAGCATTCATTAATTCAATGAGTAGTGCAATAGCGTAATGTAGTAATACTGCACTCTTGTATTTAGAAAGCCCTAACTTTTCTCAGATTTTTAGACCACTTACGTGAAAGTttccaaaaatcttttattacaattttttaatttctgtttttttatttgattctagaagttttataaaaataatatttgcagGCCTTTTTTAGGAAATTATGGTATTAAAATCGGTTATTCATTCATTATCGGTCGTCCGGAGTCGACATAAATCTCTAGGTCCTGCGTCTGACCCATCTACGGTCCTCTAAAATTCACTACTTGTACAACATTTATTAGACTATGTAAAGTTATTACTAGTTTTCGGCTTTTcgggtatttattaaaaaaataaaacatacaaagtcaattcaaaatatttattttgcaaacaaCTAACAATAACTTATAGTAATATCACAATATTTGatcgataatttttttaaatatatgacacGTATAACTCTTACTCTATGATGCTCACTAGCGTCATGGAGATAAGTCATGGTGGTTTTCACACTTATCTGAAGTTTGTATTGAACAACTTCACCGCAGCGCGTCTTTCAGTGGGCAACTACACGAGCACGGGGCGCCGCGGTGGCCGAGCGACACGCTATAAGGCGGGCCGCGCTCCGACCACCGCCACGGCCACGCGTAACGCCGGCTCCGCTGCGGCTCGCCGACGAAGTGCCGCACCATTTGCTTCCTCGAAGGTGGGCAACCCAGCTGTCAACTCCGCCAACTTCTTCGGGTCCAAGCAGAGTCCATTACGTTCAATCATGCCATTGTTCTGAGTTGGACTCAACTCCTCAGTTTGAACTTGTCTATCGGTGGATGTCGATGGCTCTGcaaattttattgtgttttaataacGGTATTTCCACACATTAATATCtctttaataattgtaacgTACCAGTAGCATCAAGTGTTGATAAATCCGTAGAAGGCGTAGTGGCAGGGCGCGGCAATGGGGCAGCGCCTACAAGAGCCGCACAGACGGCTCCGGGTGCGGCACCGCGGCCGCCACGACCGCTGCGCCACCGCGACGGCATAAGATTTCCGCGAACATTCCGTTCCGGtcgtattaaaatgatatacatctgaaaatttgaaaattaagctaataattatcaaaaaaaaaaaaaagcataaaatGATTGCATCGACATATATACCTTTGGTGCAAAGAGGCATGCTAGGGTGACGCTTGCACTCAAAGAAATTGTCACTGCCATACTGGTGACTCGCAACGGAACGTGACTCGCGGTGCCAAAATATAATGGCACAAATGCGAGCCATATCACACACGTCGTATACATAGTAAAACCTGCGAGAGCAATCCTCTTTCAGCATACAACTCATTAAAACTTTAAGAAATCTTCAATTTTCATATGTTCTCACCTATATGTTTACTCTCATTGAAAGCTTCCGGTATTTTTCGCGTGAGCACGGCGTACACAGTACAGATGACGATAAGTACTACCGGATAGAAGAAGGCGATGGTGTAGGACGCGTCCACATAGGAGTCACACACGAGCATGTTGTCCTCGCGCGTCGGGTAGTGGTGGATGGCGCGCGCCGGCGAAGCCAGTTGCCACACTACCACGATCACAATCTACAAGAGTAAAAGAGGAAAGTAATTCCGATTACGAATTCATTACTAAATGATTTGTCTATGTATGTTAGAATTTGTTACCTGTATTGATACTAATATTGAACAAATGAGAAGTTGAGACTTCGGAGATATGAGCGAGGGTCTTCGAGCAGAGTGCTTGCTAGCATCAAAGATACGTGCTATTCTGTTTGTTTTCGTTAAAAGAGCGGCATATATAACAGTGAAGCAAAACCCCGTGCAAaacctgtaaaaaatatacagcatGACGAGATGGACGGACGACGCATTCAAAGTGATAAAATGCTCACTGgtagcaaataatattataattaaattattagagaTCATTGAAGtaactattgtaataaaatgtgcGAACGTGCGGATAACGCCGCCGGCCGCGCCCGGTGTTGACGATGACGCTAAATTACCTTTTTCCAAACATTTGTTTAGACTTAACTGGCCCAATTCTGAGAATCGAAGAATCTTAAAATACTTGTTACATAATTACGAGTATgactgtaatattattttgataaggctTACTTCCGTGTTACAAGTTACATTAATACGAATACaggaagtaataaaaataaaggcgTAGTCTTGATCATTTTGCatgactaaattattttacaatttaacattTTGAGAATTGAACACAAACCGTTGAAGAGAACAGAGGAAGTCAGTCGGTCTCAGCACGAGGGCGAACGTAACGAGGTAGCACATGAGGATGCCTGCGAGCAGGACGAAAGATAGCTCGCGCCCGCTCGCGCGCACCACCGGCGTGCTGCTCCGCGCGACCCAAACGCCACCTACCAACCTGTGATCaccttttttgtttgttttatgtcTCATTGAAAATACAGTCATAAAGGTAACAAATGATGCTATGCAATAAAGCGGTGAGCTGGTCAGTGTAGTATCCGAGCACTCAATCGTTCCGCGTAAAAACAACAATACGAGGAAAGATTCTGAAACGtagtatattctttatttttgtcGTGCTTATCTCGTGACATCGACTTTGTGCATAATCTCATTATTTCTATGCTTTATTCGTGTTTATATTTACATCGTAAGCAAGATGCCCAGAGCTGAAAATGTCATTGCTCCGATAGCTGCCGGAGACGTGGGTTGGAGGTACAGTTCCGGCACCGGCGCGCACTGCATGCGCCTCGAATCAGGCAAGGTGCCCCGCGCACACTCCATGCAAGCCGTCTCTGATACCGGAGACCGTATCTGCACAGTTAAAGTTCAGTTTAAGAGAAAACTTATATTAGAGTATCtatttataatcgattttaaaaatttataatgtcaatagaattgtttaaaaatgttttaagtaatattttattggtaccTCATACTGCGTGCAGTTGAAGCAATGCCAGCAGCAGCTCTCCCCTTCGACGTATTGCTTAGCTTGGCCCAGCTCGCACTCCGCACTACACACCGATTCAGGGTGATGAGGTTCTTCCCATTTGAACTGAATCTCTAtgtcacaataaaaatatatttttcaaaatatgtttatatacagaTCTATTATAGGAATCTAAAGCTCATTTTCTACGAACCGTCCATGTCAAGTTGCAATTCACCATCGAGATAGCGACCCACTCGGATCCATCGGTACACTCCACGCGTCACTTGCTTAAAGTGTAAGATGTTGTAGCGCGCGGGACCATCACCGTGGGCGTCGAAATGGAACTCATCACCACTGAGCCCTTGGTAAATAAAGTTCAATAAGCAGTgtctaaaattttgttaaatgtaattgttgttttaCAGACTACATACGTAATGTAATGTACTATTACTTGAGCTAAAGGAttcatataaacatttcaaagaGACCTATGAAGCGCACTTGTCGAAGATATCGCAAAAGAGTCGGCCCGCTCACCGGTCTCATAGCCTCGCATAGGCCAGGCTTACCGCCGCACACATCCCGATGCATGTCCCTGCAACACATTCCTTATTCCTTATTCATATTACTTACACTCGGGAAAACTCACGCAGTCGTCATTAAATAAGAGCAA belongs to Vanessa tameamea isolate UH-Manoa-2023 chromosome 13, ilVanTame1 primary haplotype, whole genome shotgun sequence and includes:
- the LOC113397913 gene encoding metabotropic glutamate receptor 4-like: MAAVRRRGAAQTFSWVGSDGWSARALVAAGNEPVVEGTISVQPQANPVRGFRDYFFTLTPQNNFRNPWFVEFWEEQFRCRYAGSPRSKNNAKYLPCTGRERLSAENTEFEAQLQFVADAVWAFVFAIRDMHRDVCGGKPGLCEAMRPVSGPTLLRYLRQVRFIGLSGDEFHFDAHGDGPARYNILHFKQVTRGVYRWIRVGRYLDGELQLDMDEIQFKWEEPHHPESVCSAECELGQAKQYVEGESCCWHCFNCTQYEIRSPVSETACMECARGTLPDSRRMQCAPVPELYLQPTSPAAIGAMTFSALGILLTMLVGGVWVARSSTPVVRASGRELSFVLLAGILMCYLVTFALVLRPTDFLCSLQRFCTGFCFTVIYAALLTKTNRIARIFDASKHSARRPSLISPKSQLLICSILVSIQIVIVVVWQLASPARAIHHYPTREDNMLVCDSYVDASYTIAFFYPVVLIVICTVYAVLTRKIPEAFNESKHIGFTMYTTCVIWLAFVPLYFGTASHVPLRVTSMAVTISLSASVTLACLFAPKMYIILIRPERNVRGNLMPSRWRSGRGGRGAAPGAVCAALVGAAPLPRPATTPSTDLSTLDATEPSTSTDRQVQTEELSPTQNNGMIERNGLCLDPKKLAELTAGLPTFEEANGAALRRRAAAEPALRVAVAVVGARPAL